One genomic window of Heptranchias perlo isolate sHepPer1 chromosome 12, sHepPer1.hap1, whole genome shotgun sequence includes the following:
- the LOC137327770 gene encoding insulin-like, producing MVLWNQIVLMAALIVFSCPKGLETLPSQHLCGSHLVEALYFVCGPKGFYYLPKVKRDMEQFLGTLGVGPYLHEMWDIQIRGSKTLRDEESIQENETEQQFPFNKPLGRMMKRGIVEHCCHNTCSLYDLEGYCNQ from the exons ATGGTGCTCTGGAACCAAATCGTGCTGATGGCTGCGTTGATCGTCTTTTCTTGCCCTAAAGGATTAGAAACACTACCTTCACAGCACCTGTGTGGCTCACACCTAGTGGAGGCCCTGTATTTTGTGTGTGGACCAAAGGGGTTCTACTATTTACCTAAAGTAAAGAGAGACATGGAGCAGTTTCTAGGTACGTT AGGAGTAGGTCCATATTTGCATGAAATGTGGGATATTCAGATAAGAGGTTCTAAAA CATTGCGTGACGAAGAGTCCATTCAAGAAAATGAGACTGAGCAGCAGTTTCCATTCAATAAACCGCTGGGCCGGATGATGAAGAGGGGGATAGTGGAACACTGCTGTCACAATACTTGCTCCCTTTACGATCTGGAAGGCTACTGCAACCAATAA